The region AGGATCGTAGAAGAACCTTTTCGATCTCTGGAGTTTGTCGCAACGAGTCTAAGTGGTGAGGAGACTGTCCCGATCTTTAAGCTATATTCGGGTCGTCCAGGCGATTGGAAGCCTGCTTACCAAATCGATCTTGACAGAGAAAGCGTCTCCATCAATAGGAACAAGTATATCACAGGTATCTCTTCTGCAAAGGGAAGATACCTGTTAGGGATCAATTCCTCCGTAGGAGCTCCTACCGCTTCCTTGATGGTGGGGGAAAAGACCGTATTGCAAGGGATCCAACCAGAGGCAGAATTCACTTCAGAAGAAGGTGTTCTCTTTAAACTTTGTCTCTTGCAGCCGGACAAGAAGTCCGACTCGAACGCGGCGGCGTTTCGATTTAAGTTTTTATTCTGATCTTTAGGATCAAGTGAGGAAAATCAGTGCCGACTTACGATTACAGATGCAAGTCTTGCGGACAGACTTTCGAATATTTCCAGTCCATGAAGGATGATCCGATCACAACCTGCATTCTCTGCGGAAAAAGCGGAGAGGTAGACCGTTTGATTTCTAACGGAGGAGGAATCATCTTCAAAGGTTCCGGATTCTATGTGACCGATAATAAATCTTCCTCTTCTAAAAATTCCGAATCCTCTTCCGGTTCTTCCGGAAACTCTTCCAACTAAGTTTGGGCCGCTTAGGGATACTGGCGGGAGGAGGAAACCTTCCCCAGATCGGAATGAGAGAAGCTATCGCTGCGGGCGAAGATCCGATCTTTCTTTCCATAGCCGAATCCGATTTCAAACCGGGGGATTACCCAGACCGAGTCGTGCCTATTCGCATCGCAAAGATAGGCGGCCTTTTGAAGGCTTGTAAGACGAATAAGATAGATCGTCTTCTTCTATTAGGAAAAGTTAAAAAAGAGATCATATTCAAGAGCTTAAACTTCGATCTAAAGGCGATCGCACTTCTTGCCCGAATGGTGAATCGGCATGACTATTCTATTTTCAAGACAGTGGCAGAAGATTTTGAGAAAGAAGGCATCAATATCATTTCCCAAAAAACTTATCTAAAATCGCTTCTACTTCCCGAGGGACGTTATACTAAAAAGTCCTTAGATAAGAAGCAATTGGGGGATGTCGAATTCGGAATGGAATACGCGGAGAAGATCGCCCACCTGGATATAGGACAGGCAGTCGTAGTCGTAGACAAATCCGTCTTAGCGGTAGAAGCGGTAGAAGGAACCGATCAGGCCATTCGAAGAGGTGGGCAATTCGCCAAGAAGAGAAAAGCGGTCGTATGCAAGAGCTCCAAACCCAGTCAGGACGATAGATTCGATCTTCCTACAGTTGGTGCTGACACACTAAAAACAATGAGCGAAAGCAACTGCGATATTCTCGCTCTCCGAGAAGGAGAGACCATTGTGGTCAATCCTGCGGAATTTATTAGCCTTGCAGAAAAATTGAAAATCCATATCTTGAGCATCGGCCGTGGCAACGTCTCGAAAATCAATTCTTCCCAAAAAAAGCTTCGCAAAGACTAAGAAGCCTTCCGAGAAACAAAGGATCCCAGATCCTTCTGTGTCCTCTTCTCCTGTTTTTCTCATGTTGGCAGGAGAACATTCCGGAGATCTACTCGGTGCCGAATTATTAAAAGAATTAAAAAAACATGATCCTGATTTCGGATTCTTCGGAATAGGCGGCCCGAGAATGCTCGAAGAGGGATTCGAATCCATAGAGAATATGGAAGAACTCTCCGTAATCGGGTTCACTGCAGTTCTATTCAAATACAAATTTCTAAAAGCACTTATGGAAAGACTGGTCGAAGAAGCGATCGCTCGCTCCTGCACTCATGCCATACTGATCGATTATCCTGGTTTTAATTTAAGATTGGCCGCAAGGCTAAAGGCGTTGGGGATCAAAGTGATCTTCTACGTTTCTCCTCAGCTTTGGGCATGGAATTTTAGCCGAATCCATAAGATCAAAGAATGCGTGGACTTAATGCTCGTCCTATTTCCTTTCGAAAAGAAGTTATACGACGATTATGGGATAAGATCCGTTTTTGTAGGACATCCTATTGCCCAGCGTATTAAGGAAAAATTAAGAAAGGAACATCCGATTCAATTGGAAGAAAAGCCTGGGAATTGGCAGACGATCACGCTCATGCCAGGTTCTCGCTCCGGTGAGATCCATAGAACCTTGGACACTCTATTAGAAGCTGCGGCATTGATCCACCAAGAGATGGAAGCAGAGAAGAAGCATGTTCGCTTTCTTATTCCGAATATCAACGTTAAAGAAGAAGAATTTATTCAATCCAAGATCCAGGCAATCCAAGCTCTTCACTCAGAAATCCATATAGAATATCTATTCGATCGTTCTCTCAGAGCGATAGAGATCTCAGACTTAGTGCTTGTGACTTCCGGAACTGCGACCTTAGAAGTGGTTTATTTCGAAAAACCAATGGTGATTCTCTACAAGGTGAGCATGCTCACGTACTTCATCTCTGCCCTACTTATCAGAACTCCTTTCATCGGTCTTGTGAATATACTGAGCGGAAGGGAAACAGTTAAAGAACTCATCCAAGCGGAATGCACTCCAGAAGAAGCAAAGGAAGAATCTCTGGCCATTTTGAAGAGCAAGAAATATAGAAACCAGATGATAGACGAGATCAAACTCGTAAAAGAATCCTTGGGAGAAGAACACAGTTCCAGAAATGCTTCCAAGGCAATCCTACATTTCCTAAAAGAAAAGCCAGCGCAAGTCGATTGATTATTCTTTAAAGCAGCCTTTATTCGTTTCTTTAAAACGAAGATAGAAAGCAGAAGTTGCCAAAGGCTGATTAGATTCAGAAGAAGCCGAGTATACGGTTCCATTCACAGAATACTTAGGCGAATCTGATTCGATATACACATTCGCAGTCGCATTCACATTTCCGGATTTCCAATAAACGTTTCTGAGAGGAGGAGTCCCAGGATTCCAATAATCGAATCCCATCTCGAAGTTGGGATGTAAAGGAACTGGGAATTCACCTTTTCCTTTCCAAGCAGTATTCGACAGTTTTACTTTTTCTATGGTGACATACATTCTATCATGCATGTCTAAGAAATTATTCCCGTTGAATCGAATGGTAGCATCTGTATCCAAAGTTTGAGGAATCAGATCACCACCGCAGAAGGAAAATGTAGGAACTCCCCAAGGTAGATTCACGGTTTCAAAATCTATATTGAAGTATGGATTGTCAGATCCGTACGTAAAATACGAGATCAACTTCCCTTCTCCTGGACCGGAAAGTTTTCCTTCCAAGCGAGATTGAGAAGCCGCAAATTTCAAATTAGCTTCCAACTGACCCATGCTAGGCAGGTCCTTTTCCCATTTTACTTCTTTAGAAGAAAGCTTGATCATTCCGGAAGGATACTCCATAAAATATTTGTAAACTGGAGTTCTTATAAATTTGATCTCGGGGATAAGCTTCTCCATTCGAGTATGAATGTCTTCTCTTACGATTTGTCGTATAGAACGGTACAAGGGAAGATAATTAGAAATCAGGATCGAATCTGTATTCAGATCTAAGTTATACTCTCCTTGCAGAGGAAAATAAGCGCTACCATCTCCCTTAAATCCCTTTCTATATCCAGTCTTTCCTTTTAAGATTGCAGACCAAGGCAAACCGAATTGCTTTCCTTGCATAGAAGCTTCTAAAACTCCGGCTTGATTCCAAGTCAGTTCAGCCTTACGGATCTCGAAATCCAAATATGGATCCTTCCAGCGAAAGTCTTCTAAGGAAACCTTAGCTTCCGACTTCAACCAATCTCCGTAATTTCCCGTCTCGCTCCCCTTCCAGATCAATTCCAAGGAGCCTCCGAATTTATCCAGATCCGAAGAAACAGGCAAATAATTCCTGGTATCATCCAAGTCTTGGATAGAAAGAGAGAGATCCCAAGTCTTCAGTCCTTTCTCATTCTTTGTTTTTACAAGAGTAAGCTTATCTTCTCCCACGGAAATCTTATGATCCTCATGAGAAGAATTCACTTGAGAAGAACGAGTCCACTCATGATCCAAGTCCACATCCTTCCATTCCCAAGCTTCTTCCTTTAAAGGAAGTTCTTGCAAGACGATCCCACTCACTCCTGAGAATTCCGTTTTACCTTTTACAGTTAGATTTGTTCCATCTGATTCTAAACTTGCCTGGCCGGAGATCTTTCCTGTCCTCGGATAAAACGGAGAGAATTCGGAATACAATCCTCCTGCCGCCTCCGCTTTCGCATTCTTGAATAGAATGTCGAGGCTCATGTTCTTGCTTCCTATATCTGTAACGAATCTTCCCTTTACGTACCTGAATCCTGGAATAGGAAGAAGAGAATCGGAAATCTGCACATTGATCTTAGTGCCTTCCTTGCGAATATCGAAATCGATTCCTTTTACGTTTTCTAAAAGCACCTTCCCGCCCTTATAAACGGTTACAGTAGTATCTTCTAAACGTATCTCAGGAATATTGATCTTATGGATATAAGATAGGATTTCGCCGGAAATCTTATCTTCCATATCAATACTCAATTGCGCATTACGCACACGAATCGCTTTGACAGAAGGTTGTCCCTTCCAAAGTCCTCTAAGAAGCAACTCGATCTTATTTGCTTTGAAGATCATTCTTTGAGAGGCAAAGTCCTCATCGCTGGAAATCTTTAGGTCTTCGATAAATACGTGGTTCGGGAATTCGTATTCGACCACTCCCAGAGTCACCGCGCGATCCAACTCCTCATTGATGAATCCTCGGGTTAATTCCTTCACTCCTCTTAGGTCTAAGATCCTACGAACGAAGTACCATTCGGCGGATTCTTTGGCTGCCGCAAGAAGAAGCAGAAGCACGATCGCAGCAATTGAGATTTTTCTAAAGGAAGGTTTCTCTGTGACCGCTTGGATACGAAGAAACCAATAGGAAACGAAATGATAAATGCGAGAAGGGACCGGAATTTCGAAGGAAAACCGGTCCGTTTTGATAATCGGATTCTTAGGAATGGGAAAGGAAAAACGAATTAACGTT is a window of Leptospira semungkisensis DNA encoding:
- a CDS encoding FmdB family zinc ribbon protein; the encoded protein is MPTYDYRCKSCGQTFEYFQSMKDDPITTCILCGKSGEVDRLISNGGGIIFKGSGFYVTDNKSSSSKNSESSSGSSGNSSN
- a CDS encoding LpxI family protein yields the protein MGRLGILAGGGNLPQIGMREAIAAGEDPIFLSIAESDFKPGDYPDRVVPIRIAKIGGLLKACKTNKIDRLLLLGKVKKEIIFKSLNFDLKAIALLARMVNRHDYSIFKTVAEDFEKEGINIISQKTYLKSLLLPEGRYTKKSLDKKQLGDVEFGMEYAEKIAHLDIGQAVVVVDKSVLAVEAVEGTDQAIRRGGQFAKKRKAVVCKSSKPSQDDRFDLPTVGADTLKTMSESNCDILALREGETIVVNPAEFISLAEKLKIHILSIGRGNVSKINSSQKKLRKD
- the lpxB gene encoding lipid-A-disaccharide synthase, encoding MATSRKSILPKKSFAKTKKPSEKQRIPDPSVSSSPVFLMLAGEHSGDLLGAELLKELKKHDPDFGFFGIGGPRMLEEGFESIENMEELSVIGFTAVLFKYKFLKALMERLVEEAIARSCTHAILIDYPGFNLRLAARLKALGIKVIFYVSPQLWAWNFSRIHKIKECVDLMLVLFPFEKKLYDDYGIRSVFVGHPIAQRIKEKLRKEHPIQLEEKPGNWQTITLMPGSRSGEIHRTLDTLLEAAALIHQEMEAEKKHVRFLIPNINVKEEEFIQSKIQAIQALHSEIHIEYLFDRSLRAIEISDLVLVTSGTATLEVVYFEKPMVILYKVSMLTYFISALLIRTPFIGLVNILSGRETVKELIQAECTPEEAKEESLAILKSKKYRNQMIDEIKLVKESLGEEHSSRNASKAILHFLKEKPAQVD
- a CDS encoding LIC_12586 family protein, with the protein product MSAGSGRRITEVSGKSGTEGNLGEDQPGSPTLIRFSFPIPKNPIIKTDRFSFEIPVPSRIYHFVSYWFLRIQAVTEKPSFRKISIAAIVLLLLLAAAKESAEWYFVRRILDLRGVKELTRGFINEELDRAVTLGVVEYEFPNHVFIEDLKISSDEDFASQRMIFKANKIELLLRGLWKGQPSVKAIRVRNAQLSIDMEDKISGEILSYIHKINIPEIRLEDTTVTVYKGGKVLLENVKGIDFDIRKEGTKINVQISDSLLPIPGFRYVKGRFVTDIGSKNMSLDILFKNAKAEAAGGLYSEFSPFYPRTGKISGQASLESDGTNLTVKGKTEFSGVSGIVLQELPLKEEAWEWKDVDLDHEWTRSSQVNSSHEDHKISVGEDKLTLVKTKNEKGLKTWDLSLSIQDLDDTRNYLPVSSDLDKFGGSLELIWKGSETGNYGDWLKSEAKVSLEDFRWKDPYLDFEIRKAELTWNQAGVLEASMQGKQFGLPWSAILKGKTGYRKGFKGDGSAYFPLQGEYNLDLNTDSILISNYLPLYRSIRQIVREDIHTRMEKLIPEIKFIRTPVYKYFMEYPSGMIKLSSKEVKWEKDLPSMGQLEANLKFAASQSRLEGKLSGPGEGKLISYFTYGSDNPYFNIDFETVNLPWGVPTFSFCGGDLIPQTLDTDATIRFNGNNFLDMHDRMYVTIEKVKLSNTAWKGKGEFPVPLHPNFEMGFDYWNPGTPPLRNVYWKSGNVNATANVYIESDSPKYSVNGTVYSASSESNQPLATSAFYLRFKETNKGCFKE